A segment of the Desulfovibrio oxyclinae DSM 11498 genome:
CCACGGCGTGCTTCGAGCGTCTGGAGGAACTGAACATTCTCGAAGCCATTCACCCCCTGCTCAAGCTGAATCAGGAGCGTCAGCGCGTGCTTGAAGAGCTTGAACGGGTTCACGTCTGGTACAGCCTGCTGTATCTTGATCAGCCTGCCGATGCATGGACGCTGTTTTTCCTTGGTCTCACACAGGGGACCAAGAAGGAAGAAGCCCGCGAAATCTGCGAACGGCTCTTTTTTTCCCCAAGGGAGATGCGCGATGTCCTCGGACTTCGAGACATGATCGGGTCCGCGTTCATGACCCTCATGGGTTGGAAGGAAGGCAAGTCCGCGTTGAGCGAGCTGTTTGCCGTGCTCGATCCCATGCCGGTCGAAGGCATCCTTTTTCTCATGGCCAAGAGCAGGAAGGAATACATACGCCGCAACATCTCTCAGTACCTTGCGCGGCTGCGTAACCTTGAGACCGACATCAGCGGTCAGGATCTGCTGGATATGGGGCTTCCGTCCGGGCCTGCCATGGGCAAAATACTGGAGAGAGTCCGCAACGCCAAGATCGACGGCGAGGTCGAAACGAGGCAGGAGCAACTTGCGTTGGCCAGCCAAATCAAGGACGAACTGGGGGAAGAGGCTTACGAGCGATGAGGCCCTGCTTGCTCTTGTGCTTCAATCCGTGTAAATACGGACTGTTGGCCGTACCCGGAAGGAGTTGAGCCATGCGAGTTCGCAGGATTTCCGTAATTGGCGCGGGCAGCTTTGGGGCCGGTGGAGAAGATCGCTGGCTGGAGACCGAAGCTGAATCCCTCGGCAAGCTCATAGCGGATAAAGGTTGGGAGCTGGTCTGCGGCGGACTTGGCGGTGTCATGGAGGCCGCCTGTCGCGGAGCCTTTCTGGCTGGTGGGTCCACGCTCGGACTGTTGCCCGGGCAGGATGTCGATTCCGCCAACAGGTGGGTCAGCATTCCGGTTGCCACCGGACTGGGGCAGATGCGCAACCATCTGGTTGTTCTCAACGGTGTCGCTGCCGTCGCCTGCGGCGGCGGGGCTGGAACTCTTTCCGAAATTGGTCACGCCCTCAAGAGCGGCCGCAAGGTCGTGGCGATTGGTAAATGGAGTGAACTCGACGGCGTCATTCCGGCAACAGGCGCTGTCGAGGCTGTATCGAAACTCAAGATAATACTTGATGGAGAGCGGTAAATAATGGACGTTTTATGGGCACCGTGGCGACTAGACTACATTCTCGGCCCGAAGCCCGACGAGTGCGTGTTCTGCATTCCGCAGCACACTGAGGAGGATGAGGAAAGGCTGATTTTGGTCCGGGGCGAACACTGTTTCGTCATCATGAACAAATTCCCGTATAACAACGGGCATCTCATGGTCACCCCGTACCGTCATGTCAGCTGCCTCACCGAACTGACCGACGAAGAGCGCAACGACTGCATGCTCTGGATCAATCGGGCCGTAGACGTTATGAACCGGGCCTTTTCTCCGCAGGGAGTCAACATGGGGCTGAACATCGGCGAGGCCGCCGGTGCGG
Coding sequences within it:
- a CDS encoding HIT family protein, with protein sequence MDVLWAPWRLDYILGPKPDECVFCIPQHTEEDEERLILVRGEHCFVIMNKFPYNNGHLMVTPYRHVSCLTELTDEERNDCMLWINRAVDVMNRAFSPQGVNMGLNIGEAAGAGIAAHMHFQIVPRWNGDSSFMAVFGETSVIPEHLLSTYRRLKPLFEEYQA